From the Polaribacter tangerinus genome, the window GAGATTGGGTAACCGCAAAAGGAACCACATTAGGTGCAGACAATGGTCTTGGAGTTGCTGCAATTATGGCAATATTAGCCTCTAAAACAATAGAACACCCGAATTTAGAAGCTCTTTTTACTATTGATGAAGAAACTGGCATGACTGGTGCAATGGGCTTAAGAGCGAATATTTTAGAAGGAAGTATTTTGTTAAATTTAGATACTGAAGAAGATGATGAAATTGGCATGGGTTGCGCTGGAGGTATAGATATTACAGCTCAAAAAAACTATAAAGAAGAAGATACTCCAAAAGAAAGTGTTGCCATTACTATAACTGTAAAAGGTTTAAACGGCGGTCATTCTGGCATGGACATTCACAGAGGACTTGGAAATGCTAATAAGATAATGAATCGAATCCTATACAATAGTGCTATAAAATTTGATGCAAGTATTGCAGAAGTAATAGGTGGTGGTTTACGCAATGCTATACCAAGAGAAAGTACTGCAATAATAATTTTGCATAGCTCTCTTAAAGATTCTTTCTTAAGTGAAACAACTTTACTCATAAAAAAAATAAAAGAAGAATTAATAGTTGTAGAAAAAAACCTTACCATAGAATTAGAAGAAACTGAACTTCCCAAAAAAACTCTAAACAAGGTAACTCAAAATGAGTTTTTAAAAGCTGTATACGCAGCATTAAATGGTGTTTTTAAAATGAGCACTACTATTAAAGACCTAGTAGAAACCTCAAATAATATTGCCAACATTACAGCAAAAGAAGGAACTATAAAAATTGGATGTCTTACTAGGTCATCATCTGAAAGCAGTAAGTTTGACTTGGCTAACTCTATAAAATCTGCCTTTGAACTTGCTGGTTTTGAAGTATCTTTAACTGGTAATTATCCTGGATGGGAACCAAATATTAATTCAGAAATTTTAGCAATTACTGCAGATTTGTATGAGAAAATAAATGGAAAAAAAGCAAAAGTAGCTGCCTGTCATGCTGGTTTAGAATGTGGTATTTTAGGAAAAAACTACCCAAAAGTAGATATGGTTTCTTTTGGGCCAACCATTAGAGGCGCTCACTCGCCAGATGAAAAAGCAAGCATTTCATCCACTCAAAAATTTTG encodes:
- a CDS encoding aminoacyl-histidine dipeptidase — its product is MNIEVRNQEPKEVWNMFADLNAVPRPSKKEERIIAFMVNFGKKLHLDTFVDSVGNVIIKKTATAGFENRKTVILQSHLDMVHQKNNETNFDFETEGIKMRVDGDWVTAKGTTLGADNGLGVAAIMAILASKTIEHPNLEALFTIDEETGMTGAMGLRANILEGSILLNLDTEEDDEIGMGCAGGIDITAQKNYKEEDTPKESVAITITVKGLNGGHSGMDIHRGLGNANKIMNRILYNSAIKFDASIAEVIGGGLRNAIPRESTAIIILHSSLKDSFLSETTLLIKKIKEELIVVEKNLTIELEETELPKKTLNKVTQNEFLKAVYAALNGVFKMSTTIKDLVETSNNIANITAKEGTIKIGCLTRSSSESSKFDLANSIKSAFELAGFEVSLTGNYPGWEPNINSEILAITADLYEKINGKKAKVAACHAGLECGILGKNYPKVDMVSFGPTIRGAHSPDEKASISSTQKFWKFLQEILKNIPEKQ